A region from the Stygiolobus caldivivus genome encodes:
- a CDS encoding aldehyde dehydrogenase family protein, translating into MIEKGVFIGGYVVPQDREFYEIRNPADYRQVVSKFPMLRRSDVIEAIKVAKETFEKWRETTVYERAKILFKTAEVLESRSEEVVKTITLEEGKTLPESRYEVERIVVLLRFYGGLILNSLGRTIPSGTKNSFTLTMREPLGVVGLITPWNFPFLLPSWKVIPAIATGNTVVLKPASITPNSALEIVKAFHDAGVPPGVINMVTGSGKEVGDEIVTNKDVSAISFTGSLEVGKEINGRVGNRFVRVQLELGGKNATVLTDKGDIDMAIKHVTASTVRNAGQICLATSRFLVPKKLHDKVLDALTERFKKVVVGNGMKQGVEMGPVSSREQYEKVLNYIEIGKSEGARLVYGGEPVKGSDEYDYGYFIRPTIFDKVTEDMRIAKEEIFGPVLSVMEYEDLDEAIEIVNSTEYGLTAEIISNDISEVMEFSQKVEVGNVKVNRPTIELDQWVPYGGFKGSGNDIYKELGEEAIQFYTRTKVVYFHYP; encoded by the coding sequence ATGATAGAAAAAGGTGTCTTCATAGGGGGATACGTCGTCCCGCAGGACAGGGAGTTTTACGAAATCAGGAACCCCGCGGACTACAGGCAAGTGGTCTCAAAGTTCCCCATGCTTAGGAGAAGCGACGTGATAGAGGCCATAAAGGTCGCTAAGGAGACCTTTGAGAAGTGGAGGGAGACCACAGTCTATGAGAGGGCGAAGATACTGTTCAAGACGGCAGAGGTGTTAGAGAGCAGGAGCGAGGAGGTCGTCAAGACCATTACTTTAGAAGAAGGGAAGACCCTACCAGAGAGCAGGTATGAAGTGGAGAGGATAGTAGTACTCCTGAGGTTCTACGGGGGGCTAATCCTCAACTCTTTGGGCAGGACGATCCCCTCAGGTACCAAGAACAGCTTTACCTTAACTATGAGGGAACCATTGGGAGTAGTAGGGCTAATAACTCCATGGAACTTCCCCTTCCTCCTCCCCTCATGGAAGGTCATCCCGGCCATAGCTACCGGGAACACGGTAGTCCTCAAACCCGCCAGTATTACACCAAACTCCGCTTTGGAAATAGTTAAGGCGTTTCACGACGCCGGAGTACCGCCCGGGGTAATAAATATGGTGACCGGGTCGGGGAAGGAAGTAGGGGACGAGATAGTCACCAATAAGGACGTCTCAGCAATATCGTTCACGGGGTCGCTGGAGGTGGGCAAAGAGATAAACGGGAGGGTGGGGAACAGGTTTGTAAGGGTACAGTTAGAACTAGGTGGTAAGAACGCTACAGTGCTGACAGATAAGGGGGACATCGACATGGCGATAAAGCACGTGACCGCGTCCACAGTGAGGAATGCAGGACAAATTTGTTTAGCCACTTCAAGGTTCCTAGTCCCCAAAAAGCTCCATGACAAGGTATTGGACGCGTTGACCGAGAGGTTTAAGAAGGTAGTGGTAGGCAACGGGATGAAACAAGGGGTAGAAATGGGGCCCGTGTCGAGCAGGGAGCAGTACGAGAAGGTACTGAATTACATAGAGATAGGGAAAAGCGAAGGTGCCAGGCTGGTCTATGGGGGAGAGCCCGTAAAAGGTAGTGACGAATACGATTACGGCTATTTCATCAGGCCCACAATATTTGATAAGGTAACTGAGGACATGAGGATCGCTAAGGAAGAGATCTTCGGGCCAGTCCTCTCAGTAATGGAATACGAAGACCTAGATGAGGCTATAGAGATCGTGAACTCTACGGAGTACGGCCTTACAGCGGAGATAATCAGTAACGATATAAGTGAGGTCATGGAGTTCAGCCAAAAGGTCGAGGTAGGGAACGTGAAGGTAAACAGGCCTACCATTGAACTGGACCAGTGGGTGCCCTACGGGGGTTTTAAGGGGTCGGGTAACGATATATATAAGGAACTCGGGGAGGAGGCTATACAGTTCTATACGAGGACAAAGGTGGTGTATTTCCACTACCCGTGA